In Nostocoides sp. HKS02, the DNA window CCCTCAGGTCGACGCCGGCGAAGGCTCGCTTGACCGGGAAGCCCTCTCCCTCGACGCCACCAGGGGCCGTCGTGACCGACCTGACCGGACGCTGCGCCGCGCCGACGCCCGGCGAGGGGATGCGGGGCAGGACGGTGAGGTCGGCAACCGAGACAGCAGGCATGTTCGCTCCCAGATAGTTCGAAATTCAACTATCCCTGCAACGCAGCGACCCGTCAAGCCATTCCGCGCACTCGGATCGGGCTGGCCGGGTACGGCTAGAGGCCGAGTTCGGCCACCGACTTCTCGCGCATCTCGACCTTGCGGACCTTGCCCGTCACCGTCATCGGGAACTCGTCGACCACGGTGACGTACCGAGGGATCTTGTAGTGCGCCAGCTTTCCCGTGGCGAACGCGCGCACCCCCTCGGCGTCAAGCGGCTCGGCGCCCTCCCGCATCCGGATCCAGGCACACAGCTCCTCGCCGTACTTCGCGTCGGGCACCCCGATCACCTGGGCGTCGAGGATGTCCGGGTGGGTGTAGAGGAACTCCTCGATCTCGCGCGGGTAGATGTTCTCGCCCCCGCGGATCACCATGTCCTTGATCCGCCCCGTGATCTGGACGTAGCCGTCCGCGTCCATCACCGCGATGTCTCCGGTGTGCATCCACCCGTCGACGAGCACCTCGTCGGTCTTGTCCTGCTGGCCCCAGTACCCGAGCATCACCGAGTAGCCCTTGGTGCAGAACTCCCCCGCCTGGCCGGCCGGAAGCGTCTCACCCGAGACGGGGTCGACGACCTTGATCTCGAGGTGCGGCATGACCCGACCCACCGTGCCGACCTTGCGCTCGAACGAGTCATCGCGACGAGTCTGCGCCGAGACCGGCGAGGTCTCGGTCATCCCGTAGCAGATGGTCATCTCCTCGATGCCCGCCGCGATGAGCTTCTCCATCATCGTCGCGGGGCAGGGCGAACCCGCCATGATCCCGGTGCGCACTGACGCGAGGTCGTAGGACGCGAAGTCCGGCAAGGACCACTCCGCGATGAACATCGTGGGCACGCCGTAGAGCGAGGTGCACCGCTCGTCGGCGGTCGCCCGCAGGGTCGCAGCGGGGTCGAAGCCCGGCGCCGGGATCACCATGCAGGCCCCGTGGGAGGTGGCCGCGAGGTTGCCCATGACCATGCCGAAGCAGTGGTAGAAGGGCACCGGGATGCAGATCCGGTCCTGCTCGGTGTAGCCGCAGACCTCACCGACGAAATAGCCGTTGTTGAGGATGTTGCGGTGCGAGAGCGTGGCTCCCTTGGGGAAGCCTGTGGTGCCCGAGGTGTACTGGATGTTGATGGGGTCGTGGGGATCGAGGCCGCCCTGGACCTGCGCCACCTGCTCAGTCGTCACCCCGTCGGCCCCCGCCAGCAAGGACTCCCAGGAGTCGGTGCCGAACACGTAGACCCCCGCCAGGTCCGGGCAGCTGGCCCGCACTTCCTCGACCATCGCGACGTAGTCACTCGTCTTGAACGACTCGGCCAGGAACAGGTGCGAGATGCCCGCCTGCTTCAGGACGTACTCCAGCTCGTGGGTGCGGTAGCTGGGGTTGATGTTGACGAGAATGGCTCCGATCTTGGCCGTGGCGTACTGGACGACGACCCACTCGGCGCAGTTCGGCGCCCAGATCCCCACGCGCTCGCCCTTCGCGACGCCAGCGGCGAGCAGCGCCCGGGCGAGCCGGTCGACCTCGCCCGCGAACGCGGCATACGTCCATCGCAGGCCGCGCGGCACGTCGACGAGCGCCTCGCGATCGGCGAACCGAGCCACGGTCGCGTCGAGGTTGTCGGGGATGGTCTGCTCGAGCAAGGGGGGATCGGTCTCGCCGACCGCATACGACAACGTGGTCATGCCCTTCATCCCACCGTGCCCACCTGCATCCCACAACCCCTCGATTCGGCTGGATGGCGAACGCAAAACCCCGTGTCGACCAGGGGTCACCGGCAGGTAGCGTCGCCCCCGACATGAGCGCGACCCTCAAGGCCTCCGACCTCGCTGCCGGCCACGGCGCACGAGCCCTCTTCTCGGGGCTCGATCTCGTGGTGGGCGCTGGCGACGTCGTCGGCCTCGTCGGAGCCAACGGCGCGGGCAAGTCCACCCTGCTGCGCCTGCTGGCCGGCGAGCTCGAGCCGGAGCAGGGCACCGTGACCCTGAGCCCGCGGGCCGCCTCGGTCGGGCACCTGCCGCAGGAGCCCGAGCGCCGGGCCGGCGAGACCGTGGCCGGGTTCCTCGCCCGACGCACCGGGGTGAGCGCCGCCGAGACGGAGCTGAACGCGGCCGCCGAGGCGCTCGGCGAGGCCGGTCCGGGCGCCGACGACCGGTATGCCGTGGCGCTCGAGTCGTGGCTCGCGCTGGGCGGCGCGGACCTCGAGGAGCGCGCCGCCGGGACCCTCGCCGGGCTCGGCCTCGGGGTCGATCCCGAGACACCGATGACCGCGCTCTCGGGTGGGCAGGCGGCCCGGGCCGGTCTCGCAGCCCTCCTGCTCTCGCGCTACGACCTGCTGCTGCTCGACGAGCCGACCAACGACCTCGACCTGGACGGCCTCGAGCGGCTGGAGCAGTTCGTCGCGGGCCTGCGCAGCCCCGCAGTGATCATCAGCCACGACCGGGAGTTCCTGGCGCACACCGTCACCCGGGTGGTCGAGCTCGACCTCGCCCAGCAGCAGGTCGCGGTCTACGAGGGCGGGTACGACGCCTACCTCGCCGAGCGGGAGGTGGCGCGGCGGCACGCGCGAGAGGCCTACGAGGACTACGCCGACACCCGCACCCGGCTCGAAGAGCGCGCCGTCACCCAGCGGAACTGGATGACCGTCGGCGTCCGCAACGCCCGTCGCAAGAAGACCGACAACGACAAGTTCGTCCCCGCATTCCGCGCAGAGTCGGCCGAGAAGCAGGCGGCCAAGGCGCGGCAGACCGAGCGCATGATCGAGCGGCTGGAGGAGGTCGACGAGCCGCGCAAGGAGTGGGAACTGCGGATGACCATCGCCGCGGCGCCGCGCTCCGGTTCGGTGGTCGCCTCCGCAGCGGGGGCGATGGTCCGTCGCGGAGACTTCACCCTGGGGCCTGTCGACGTCCAGGTCGACTGGGCCGACCGGATCGTCGTCACCGGCGCCAACGGGTCGGGCAAGACGACGCTGCTCGGGATGCTGCTGGGCACCGTGCCCGTCGACGAGG includes these proteins:
- a CDS encoding AMP-binding protein; the protein is MKGMTTLSYAVGETDPPLLEQTIPDNLDATVARFADREALVDVPRGLRWTYAAFAGEVDRLARALLAAGVAKGERVGIWAPNCAEWVVVQYATAKIGAILVNINPSYRTHELEYVLKQAGISHLFLAESFKTSDYVAMVEEVRASCPDLAGVYVFGTDSWESLLAGADGVTTEQVAQVQGGLDPHDPINIQYTSGTTGFPKGATLSHRNILNNGYFVGEVCGYTEQDRICIPVPFYHCFGMVMGNLAATSHGACMVIPAPGFDPAATLRATADERCTSLYGVPTMFIAEWSLPDFASYDLASVRTGIMAGSPCPATMMEKLIAAGIEEMTICYGMTETSPVSAQTRRDDSFERKVGTVGRVMPHLEIKVVDPVSGETLPAGQAGEFCTKGYSVMLGYWGQQDKTDEVLVDGWMHTGDIAVMDADGYVQITGRIKDMVIRGGENIYPREIEEFLYTHPDILDAQVIGVPDAKYGEELCAWIRMREGAEPLDAEGVRAFATGKLAHYKIPRYVTVVDEFPMTVTGKVRKVEMREKSVAELGL
- a CDS encoding ABC-F family ATP-binding cassette domain-containing protein — protein: MSATLKASDLAAGHGARALFSGLDLVVGAGDVVGLVGANGAGKSTLLRLLAGELEPEQGTVTLSPRAASVGHLPQEPERRAGETVAGFLARRTGVSAAETELNAAAEALGEAGPGADDRYAVALESWLALGGADLEERAAGTLAGLGLGVDPETPMTALSGGQAARAGLAALLLSRYDLLLLDEPTNDLDLDGLERLEQFVAGLRSPAVIISHDREFLAHTVTRVVELDLAQQQVAVYEGGYDAYLAEREVARRHAREAYEDYADTRTRLEERAVTQRNWMTVGVRNARRKKTDNDKFVPAFRAESAEKQAAKARQTERMIERLEEVDEPRKEWELRMTIAAAPRSGSVVASAAGAMVRRGDFTLGPVDVQVDWADRIVVTGANGSGKTTLLGMLLGTVPVDEGTAGLGSSVRVGEVDQARGLFLGPQTLARAFGDALPDWPDAEVRTLLAKFGLGAEHVHRAADSLSPGERTRAALALLQAREVNLLVLDEPTNHLDLPAIEQLEQALDSFGGTVLLVTHDRRMLADVRATRRWHVENGRLREL